A window of the Bdellovibrio sp. ZAP7 genome harbors these coding sequences:
- a CDS encoding ATP-binding protein yields the protein MDSLCITDTKVTLRLRIFLFNLVSVFLATFVVALIGLKIVESTIVDSTYERLTQIRIAKTTAIENYFRDLQMAINLISSHELTDNLLQSSNAESFPEFRRLLDNYVLDFNIYDMALIDPEGRVLYTTRKDFDDGISVFDETPGTAKLKDLFNWAQKAQEGSTLFLDFEKDPVSVKFTTGYVASPIIRSGKFLGAVVIKISISEIDRITSDNFAWATHGMGQTGETLIYGEDWSLRNTGRFRTEDVEGAPPQANTPASNRGDEDIKKIENLSEVRELGTDYRNQKVIRSIGKIYLPNGELWYIQTKIDESEAFAVLDRIAIASSAAAVLIFILFFFATFAATGKVVEPIQLLTDRLEKLGTSNLTQKINYQSRDEIGMLVTKYNQLADRLETTTVSKEFLDSVIQSIKAFLFIVKVIHHDDWRQSSYMISQANEYALKLLGLSPNQVSQVDLKNLIHAQPEFKNYTWLLQTRHSIQAEITNVDGHRIPILMNWAALPNRTSKDLTFVFVGTDITDRIQSEQALIQAREQAVKASQAKSEFLARMSHEIRTPLNAIIGITDILSESDLKPEQAQLVQVCANAGENLLSLINDILDISKIEAREVRIEKIAFDLIATTKNICDILKQKAAEKNLDFHLTVNLDGERPHIIGDPTRLRQILFNLIGNAIKFTQSGEIAVTAEFEDETKKNVLFQIRDTGTGIPKDKQHLLFQNFVQADSSITRKFGGSGLGLTISKNLVELMGGKIWFESRENQGSTFAFTVPYIPTDSVVEAPRPFEESKGIPQIAQNINRNGRILIVDDTEDNRFLLLTYLKKFPFDIVQAENGAVAVEKATNGNFDIILMDIQMPVMDGYVATRKIREWEKTHHHKPVPIIAVSANAMAEDIQKSLDAGCTEHLTKPVKKTALLEMVQRYTI from the coding sequence ATGGATTCACTCTGTATCACTGATACTAAGGTGACTTTACGTTTAAGAATTTTCCTTTTTAATCTCGTCTCGGTGTTTTTGGCCACCTTTGTCGTTGCTTTGATCGGTTTGAAAATCGTGGAGTCAACGATCGTCGATAGTACCTATGAGCGTCTGACGCAAATTCGTATCGCAAAAACCACAGCTATTGAAAACTATTTCCGCGATTTGCAGATGGCGATCAACCTGATTTCTTCCCATGAGTTGACCGATAACCTTTTGCAATCTTCAAACGCGGAATCTTTTCCAGAATTCCGCCGCTTATTGGACAATTACGTTTTAGATTTCAACATTTACGACATGGCCTTAATCGATCCTGAAGGTCGAGTGCTATACACCACTCGTAAAGATTTCGATGACGGAATTTCCGTTTTCGATGAAACACCGGGGACAGCAAAACTTAAAGATCTGTTTAACTGGGCCCAAAAAGCGCAAGAAGGTTCCACACTATTTTTGGATTTCGAAAAAGATCCGGTCAGTGTCAAATTCACCACGGGCTATGTCGCCTCGCCGATTATTCGCAGCGGAAAATTTCTAGGAGCTGTGGTTATCAAGATTTCTATTTCTGAAATCGATCGTATTACCAGTGATAACTTTGCCTGGGCGACACACGGTATGGGTCAAACTGGTGAAACGCTGATTTACGGTGAGGACTGGAGCTTGCGCAATACCGGTCGTTTCCGTACGGAAGATGTCGAAGGTGCTCCCCCCCAGGCGAACACTCCAGCCAGCAATCGCGGGGACGAGGACATCAAGAAAATTGAAAACCTCAGCGAGGTGCGGGAGCTAGGAACAGACTATCGTAATCAGAAGGTCATTCGTTCGATCGGTAAGATCTATCTTCCCAACGGTGAGCTTTGGTACATTCAAACGAAAATTGACGAAAGCGAAGCCTTTGCAGTTTTGGACCGTATCGCGATTGCATCGAGTGCCGCGGCCGTCCTCATCTTTATCCTGTTCTTCTTTGCGACGTTCGCTGCGACCGGAAAAGTGGTTGAGCCAATTCAGCTTTTGACGGACCGTCTGGAAAAACTGGGTACCAGCAATCTGACTCAAAAAATCAATTATCAATCGCGCGACGAGATCGGGATGCTCGTTACCAAGTACAATCAGCTCGCAGATCGTCTTGAAACCACCACCGTATCCAAAGAGTTCCTGGATAGCGTCATCCAATCCATCAAAGCCTTCCTGTTCATCGTAAAAGTCATCCACCATGATGACTGGCGCCAGTCGTCTTACATGATTTCTCAGGCCAATGAATACGCTTTGAAGCTTTTGGGTCTTTCCCCTAATCAAGTTTCTCAGGTGGATTTAAAAAATCTGATACATGCCCAGCCAGAATTTAAAAACTACACGTGGCTTTTGCAAACCCGCCACAGTATCCAGGCCGAGATCACGAACGTTGATGGACATCGTATTCCTATTCTGATGAACTGGGCGGCTTTACCGAACAGAACTTCGAAAGATCTGACGTTCGTATTCGTTGGAACAGATATCACCGATCGTATCCAAAGCGAGCAAGCCCTGATCCAAGCCCGGGAGCAAGCGGTCAAAGCTTCTCAGGCTAAATCGGAATTCTTGGCGCGTATGTCCCATGAAATCCGCACCCCGCTGAATGCGATTATCGGTATCACAGATATTCTTTCAGAATCGGATTTAAAACCGGAGCAGGCGCAATTGGTTCAAGTTTGCGCGAACGCCGGTGAAAATCTGCTTTCCTTGATCAATGATATTTTGGATATCTCAAAAATCGAAGCCCGCGAAGTTCGTATCGAAAAAATTGCGTTCGATCTGATTGCGACGACGAAGAACATTTGCGATATCTTGAAACAAAAGGCGGCCGAGAAAAATCTGGATTTCCATCTGACTGTGAATCTGGATGGAGAACGACCACATATCATCGGAGATCCAACACGTTTACGCCAGATCCTGTTTAATTTGATCGGGAATGCGATCAAATTTACTCAATCTGGAGAGATCGCCGTCACCGCCGAGTTTGAAGACGAAACTAAAAAGAATGTCCTGTTCCAAATTCGCGATACCGGGACAGGTATCCCTAAGGATAAGCAACATCTTCTGTTCCAAAACTTCGTTCAGGCCGACAGCTCGATCACTCGTAAATTTGGAGGCAGCGGTTTAGGCCTGACAATTTCGAAAAACTTAGTTGAGCTTATGGGTGGTAAGATCTGGTTTGAAAGCCGCGAGAACCAGGGAAGTACTTTTGCCTTTACAGTTCCATACATTCCCACGGATTCCGTGGTGGAAGCACCCCGTCCATTTGAGGAATCAAAAGGAATTCCGCAAATCGCGCAGAATATCAACCGTAATGGTCGCATCCTGATCGTCGACGACACCGAAGACAACCGCTTCTTGCTATTGACGTATTTAAAGAAATTCCCATTTGATATCGTGCAGGCAGAAAATGGCGCTGTCGCTGTTGAAAAAGCTACGAACGGAAACTTTGATATCATCCTGATGGACATTCAGATGCCGGTGATGGATGGCTATGTTGCCACTCGCAAGATTCGCGAATGGGAAAAGACCCATCACCACAAACCAGTTCCAATCATTGCGGTCAGTGCGAATGCCATGGCTGAAGATATTCAGAAATCACTGGATGCCGGATGCACAGAGCATCTAACGAAGCCCGTTAAGAAAACAGCGCTGCTTGAAATGGTTCAGCGCTATACAATCTAA
- a CDS encoding 3D domain-containing protein, giving the protein MKPAGKLLSTMVFILHFSACAQTKVMEGDAELLSPTIYFKPTVHFDAAKCTQEQLKDMLTPEGKILTTICSKDFDRCLIEGSCFVDKAGSVRSFNYHSRVKDIPRFVEVDLRRCPFGYGVNSTCLDPYYTIAADLSIYKVGDVVFVPRLVGAPMPDGSTHDGYVVIRDRGARILGQGRFDFFTGFYNHADKDNIIARLGFGDPYARFDYRLATPEEAAATRERRGYPGLKNVVVIRALETISTLSRTKTSDSDHE; this is encoded by the coding sequence ATGAAACCTGCAGGTAAATTACTAAGCACTATGGTGTTTATCCTTCACTTCTCGGCTTGTGCCCAAACGAAGGTCATGGAGGGCGATGCAGAACTTCTGTCACCAACCATTTATTTTAAACCCACAGTTCATTTTGATGCCGCCAAGTGCACTCAAGAGCAGTTGAAAGATATGCTAACACCTGAAGGAAAAATTTTGACCACGATTTGCTCCAAGGATTTTGATCGTTGTTTGATTGAGGGCTCATGCTTTGTTGATAAAGCAGGCAGTGTCAGATCGTTTAACTATCATTCACGAGTCAAAGACATCCCACGTTTTGTGGAAGTGGACCTGCGCAGATGTCCTTTCGGCTATGGTGTGAATTCCACTTGTTTAGATCCCTACTATACGATCGCTGCAGATCTTTCGATTTACAAAGTGGGAGATGTGGTTTTTGTGCCACGCCTGGTGGGTGCGCCGATGCCCGATGGCAGTACTCATGATGGATACGTCGTAATTCGTGATCGTGGTGCACGGATCTTGGGGCAGGGAAGATTTGATTTCTTTACCGGTTTTTATAATCATGCGGACAAAGACAACATCATTGCTCGTTTAGGTTTCGGCGATCCCTATGCGCGCTTCGATTATCGACTGGCGACTCCTGAAGAAGCGGCGGCCACTCGAGAACGTCGGGGATATCCTGGTTTAAAAAACGTTGTTGTCATTCGGGCTCTTGAGACGATCTCAACTCTCTCCCGCACAAAGACCTCAGATTCTGATCATGAGTAA
- a CDS encoding flagellin: MGLRIATNTASIAAQRVLSTQQKRTEHSAQALASGSRIVNAADDAAGLAISENFKGQLKGIAAARNNANNAISFAQVGEGGLNEISNILIRLRELGVQSASDTIGETERGFLNKETQQLLQEADRIAKTTTFGNRKLLDGSGGELEFQVGPNAGDDNMIKVTFDADASASNLGIDGIDMDSKSGARSSLEDIDKALVKVSEMRAGFGATQSRLESTVSNLDISYENLSSANSRIRDTDIAKETSEMASANILQNTAVSVLAQANQLPNVAMKLVG; this comes from the coding sequence ATGGGCTTAAGAATTGCGACAAATACAGCGTCTATCGCTGCTCAGCGTGTATTGTCCACGCAACAAAAAAGAACTGAGCACTCTGCTCAGGCTCTTGCTTCAGGTTCCCGTATCGTAAATGCTGCTGACGACGCCGCGGGTCTGGCGATCTCAGAAAACTTCAAAGGACAGTTAAAAGGTATTGCTGCCGCGAGAAACAACGCGAACAATGCGATTTCCTTTGCGCAAGTAGGTGAGGGTGGTCTGAACGAGATCTCAAATATCCTGATTCGTTTGCGCGAGCTAGGAGTTCAATCCGCTTCTGATACTATCGGTGAAACAGAGCGTGGATTCCTAAATAAAGAGACCCAACAACTTCTCCAAGAGGCCGATCGTATTGCCAAAACGACAACGTTTGGTAATCGTAAACTTCTCGATGGATCTGGCGGTGAGCTGGAGTTCCAAGTCGGTCCCAATGCCGGAGATGATAATATGATTAAAGTAACCTTTGATGCCGATGCTTCTGCAAGTAATCTCGGTATCGATGGAATCGATATGGATTCGAAAAGTGGAGCCCGTTCTTCACTCGAGGATATCGATAAAGCTCTGGTGAAAGTCAGTGAAATGCGCGCCGGCTTCGGTGCGACCCAGTCACGACTGGAATCCACAGTAAGTAACTTAGATATTTCTTATGAGAATTTGTCTTCAGCGAACTCTCGTATCCGTGACACCGATATCGCGAAAGAAACATCAGAAATGGCATCTGCCAACATTCTGCAAAACACGGCGGTATCAGTTCTGGCGCAGGCCAATCAGCTACCAAACGTAGCAATGAAACTAGTTGGCTAA
- a CDS encoding transposase has protein sequence MKQQSFLSAKTNWKHHHCHGGELRKEAKGRTARPLSTKDPIHLVLKINKSAVTGGLRNPHIFRLMNVLIKRYALKFFVKVEQYSIQNDHVHLLIRGTRRSKLQSFFRVLPGQFAQNMTDTPNERSEIKGKIWKHRPFTRIVKGFKGYQIVRDYIQLNECEANGRPYSENRLRGMSQEQIKELWEYKKKP, from the coding sequence ATGAAGCAACAATCATTTCTATCAGCAAAAACAAACTGGAAACATCACCACTGCCACGGAGGCGAACTAAGAAAAGAAGCAAAGGGCAGAACAGCTCGACCTCTTTCCACCAAAGATCCTATTCATTTAGTGCTGAAAATAAATAAATCCGCAGTCACAGGCGGCCTTCGCAATCCACATATATTTAGATTGATGAATGTACTTATTAAAAGGTACGCATTGAAGTTCTTCGTGAAGGTCGAACAGTATTCTATCCAAAATGACCACGTTCATTTGCTGATCCGAGGCACCCGAAGATCGAAACTACAAAGTTTCTTTAGAGTCCTTCCCGGTCAGTTCGCTCAGAACATGACCGATACCCCTAACGAAAGAAGCGAGATCAAAGGAAAGATCTGGAAGCATCGTCCGTTCACCCGAATCGTTAAAGGATTCAAGGGCTATCAAATAGTAAGAGATTACATCCAGCTGAACGAGTGCGAAGCCAACGGCCGCCCCTACTCCGAAAATCGACTAAGAGGAATGAGCCAAGAACAAATCAAAGAACTCTGGGAATATAAGAAGAAACCATGA
- a CDS encoding flagellin, whose product MGMRISTNIAAVNAQRTLQGSQRVIGKSMEQLSSGSRINKAADDAAGLAISEGMKSQIRSYSQAQRNANDGISMVQTAEGGLSEVSNILTRMRELGIQASSDTIGDTERGFLDKEVQQLKAESQRITQSTKFGTTKLLDGSGDKYDFQVGIGNDDFADRISFNAGETDATTASLGIDGFDFSSKAGAQEALEKIDSAQTKVNGFRANLGALQNRLTSTVDNLGVQHENISAANSRIRDTDIASATADQAKNQVLLQANTSVLAQANQMPGAALKLIG is encoded by the coding sequence ATGGGAATGAGAATTTCAACTAATATCGCAGCGGTAAATGCACAAAGAACTCTACAAGGTTCTCAACGTGTTATCGGTAAATCCATGGAGCAATTGTCTTCTGGATCGCGCATCAACAAAGCTGCAGATGATGCTGCCGGCTTGGCAATCTCTGAAGGTATGAAGTCGCAAATCAGATCTTACAGCCAAGCACAACGAAATGCGAATGATGGTATCTCAATGGTGCAAACTGCTGAGGGTGGTTTGTCTGAAGTATCAAATATCTTAACTCGTATGCGTGAGTTGGGTATCCAGGCTTCTTCTGATACTATCGGGGATACAGAGCGTGGCTTCCTTGATAAAGAGGTTCAACAATTGAAAGCTGAGTCTCAACGTATCACTCAATCAACTAAATTTGGTACTACTAAACTACTTGATGGTTCTGGCGACAAGTATGACTTCCAAGTAGGTATCGGTAATGATGACTTTGCGGACCGTATCTCCTTCAATGCAGGTGAGACAGACGCAACGACAGCTTCACTAGGTATTGACGGTTTCGATTTCAGCTCTAAAGCTGGTGCTCAAGAAGCTCTTGAGAAAATCGACAGCGCACAAACTAAAGTGAATGGTTTCCGTGCAAATCTTGGTGCCCTTCAAAATCGTCTGACTTCAACAGTCGACAACTTGGGTGTTCAACACGAAAATATCTCTGCAGCGAACTCTCGTATCCGTGATACAGATATCGCTTCAGCGACTGCTGACCAAGCAAAAAACCAAGTGTTGCTACAAGCTAACACGAGTGTTCTTGCTCAGGCGAACCAAATGCCAGGCGCAGCTTTGAAACTAATTGGCTAA